A window of the Novipirellula caenicola genome harbors these coding sequences:
- a CDS encoding thioredoxin family protein, producing MVRTASTMLPLGTAAPDFKLPECGGGEVSLADVSGGKALLVIFMCNHCPYVKHVADHIKLLADEYMAKGVSVVAISSNDADKYPDDNPEAMQKEKSERGYAFPYLFDGDQSVAQAYHAACTPDFFLFDDQAKLVYRGQLDSSRPKNDQPVTGKDLRAALDAVLAGEKPSENQTPSLGCNIKWKEGNEPQYFNPQGTA from the coding sequence ATGGTAAGAACTGCAAGTACAATGTTGCCCCTTGGCACCGCCGCACCCGATTTCAAGCTTCCCGAATGTGGCGGAGGCGAAGTGTCATTGGCGGACGTCTCGGGTGGCAAGGCGTTGCTGGTGATCTTCATGTGCAACCATTGCCCATACGTCAAGCATGTTGCCGACCACATCAAGTTGCTTGCTGATGAATACATGGCCAAAGGCGTCTCGGTGGTCGCAATTAGCAGTAACGATGCGGACAAGTATCCGGATGACAATCCCGAGGCGATGCAGAAGGAGAAATCCGAGCGTGGCTACGCGTTCCCGTATCTGTTTGACGGCGATCAAAGTGTGGCTCAGGCGTATCATGCAGCCTGTACTCCTGATTTTTTCTTGTTCGACGATCAAGCAAAATTGGTGTACCGAGGCCAGCTCGATAGCAGTCGTCCCAAGAACGACCAACCGGTGACCGGGAAAGACCTGCGAGCCGCTTTGGATGCGGTGCTTGCTGGCGAGAAGCCGAGCGAGAATCAAACGCCTTCGCTTGGTTGCAATATCAAGTGGAAAGAAGGCAATGAGCCCCAGTACTTCAATCCGCAAGGTACTGCGTGA
- a CDS encoding enoyl-ACP reductase, protein MQFKGKKGLILGVANDHSIAWAIAKQIMDQGGECGFTHLPDRPDDERQRNRRRVSQLTDKYENAKFLVPMDAQNDDDIRSVFDHTAEQFGKIDFMLHSIAFADRDDLSRDTVETSRAGFKLAMDVSVYTLIACTNAAKGIMNPGGAIATMTYFGGEKCVPGYNVMGICKAALDATVRYLAYDMGPLGVRVNALSAGPIRTLAGRAAGVEKMLTMYEHMAPMGRNVTHDEVARTGAFLLGDDSNGITGDILHVDGGYHAMGSPGRLLDQLQQS, encoded by the coding sequence ATGCAATTCAAAGGCAAAAAAGGTCTGATTTTGGGCGTGGCGAACGACCATTCGATCGCGTGGGCCATCGCAAAACAAATCATGGATCAAGGTGGTGAATGTGGATTTACTCATTTGCCAGACCGTCCGGATGACGAACGACAACGGAATCGTCGTCGCGTTTCGCAATTAACCGACAAATATGAGAACGCTAAGTTTCTTGTACCCATGGATGCGCAAAATGACGACGACATCCGCAGTGTTTTTGATCACACCGCAGAACAATTTGGAAAAATTGATTTTATGCTGCATTCCATCGCGTTTGCGGACCGCGATGACCTTTCTCGCGACACCGTTGAAACAAGTCGGGCTGGTTTTAAATTGGCGATGGACGTCAGTGTCTACACTTTGATCGCTTGTACTAACGCTGCTAAGGGTATCATGAACCCGGGGGGTGCGATAGCTACCATGACCTATTTCGGGGGGGAGAAATGCGTTCCCGGCTACAACGTGATGGGAATCTGTAAAGCAGCACTGGACGCCACCGTCCGTTATTTGGCTTACGACATGGGGCCATTAGGAGTACGAGTGAACGCCCTTTCAGCGGGTCCGATCCGGACACTGGCCGGTCGTGCGGCCGGCGTCGAAAAAATGTTGACCATGTACGAGCACATGGCACCGATGGGCCGCAACGTGACGCATGACGAAGTCGCGCGGACCGGAGCGTTTTTGCTCGGCGATGATAGCAACGGTATCACCGGCGACATTCTGCATGTCGATGGTGGCTACCACGCGATGGGCAGCCCCGGTCGTCTGTTGGATCAACTGCAACAATCCTAA
- a CDS encoding sigma-54-dependent Fis family transcriptional regulator codes for MTETPALIESDRFDNELSMDILKTLQADHSRHDFLDVAIPGVLQSMGGTLGGLVSQRSGKWTPECWVGEKMPFPPELVGEAFERGITISADGWHAIPLAQPQHSGTAVGEPSPSSALVMRLADDLSHREPSRSVPHTQPIADMLSAALHRIDAHDRNLQRIEQLSSVLRAAAQWQQLDDDEALLQRIADTATKLLHCERASIFLWDRRRKKLVGRPALGVQGKPLEVDDKAGVVGEVLSSGEAKIWNGNSDDDESRVNRTVDRSLEFQTHSLVAVPMCNPVAHFGANTKPTAHGREEIVGVFEAINRRSGSFDQSDAMLLSDLALHAAAAIHSLQTRKSLTDSRDRLVDDAAAKTQLIGDHPSIDQVRKNAQKVAATDLTVLVLGNNGTGKEVLARHIHYESNRRSGPFIAVNCAALVESLLESELFGHEKGSFTDASHTRVGKFELANGGTLFLDEVGDMSPGGQAKLLRVLEDKVVIRVGGSQTIPVDVRVIAATNQPLEQRIAEKRFREDLFFRLNVVSLTLPSLAKRGEDVLLLANHFLKHFAYQIGRTVPTLDANAKLMMLSHPWPGNVRELRNTMERVCYLCSGDRIGVDDLMLTGNTPLQSGGNREASFLTNAPPTLSDATRIYQIAHINQAIENCRGNMTEAAERLGLHRSNLYRKMRQLGMPTSGEGA; via the coding sequence ATGACCGAGACACCTGCATTGATTGAATCCGACCGGTTCGATAACGAGTTATCGATGGATATATTGAAAACATTGCAAGCGGACCATTCGCGTCATGATTTTTTAGACGTGGCGATTCCCGGGGTCTTGCAGTCGATGGGCGGAACCTTGGGCGGGTTGGTCAGCCAACGCAGTGGCAAATGGACTCCGGAATGCTGGGTCGGCGAAAAAATGCCGTTTCCACCGGAATTGGTTGGGGAAGCGTTTGAGCGTGGGATCACCATTTCGGCGGACGGTTGGCATGCCATCCCCTTGGCGCAACCGCAACACAGCGGCACCGCGGTTGGCGAACCGTCGCCCAGTTCCGCATTGGTGATGCGATTGGCCGATGATTTGAGTCACCGCGAACCGTCCCGATCGGTACCGCATACCCAACCGATTGCCGACATGTTATCCGCGGCGCTGCACCGCATCGACGCACACGACCGTAATCTGCAGCGAATCGAGCAATTGTCCTCAGTGCTGCGTGCTGCGGCTCAGTGGCAGCAACTTGATGACGACGAAGCCTTGCTGCAGCGGATCGCCGACACCGCCACGAAGCTGCTGCACTGCGAACGCGCTAGCATCTTTTTGTGGGACCGACGTCGCAAGAAACTTGTGGGTCGCCCCGCACTTGGCGTCCAGGGCAAACCGCTCGAAGTGGACGACAAAGCGGGCGTGGTCGGCGAAGTGCTCAGCAGCGGCGAAGCCAAAATCTGGAATGGCAACAGCGACGACGATGAATCGCGAGTCAACCGCACGGTGGACCGCTCGCTCGAGTTCCAAACGCACTCGTTGGTGGCCGTCCCGATGTGCAACCCGGTGGCCCACTTTGGCGCCAACACCAAGCCGACCGCACACGGTCGCGAAGAGATCGTGGGTGTATTCGAAGCGATCAACCGTCGTAGCGGATCGTTCGATCAATCCGACGCCATGCTGCTTTCGGACTTGGCACTACATGCCGCCGCGGCGATCCACAGTCTGCAAACGCGAAAATCACTGACCGATTCACGCGACCGATTGGTCGACGATGCCGCCGCCAAGACTCAATTGATCGGTGATCACCCGTCGATTGACCAAGTGCGAAAGAACGCCCAGAAGGTTGCCGCAACCGATTTGACGGTACTGGTACTTGGCAACAATGGCACGGGCAAAGAGGTGCTGGCGCGACACATTCACTACGAAAGCAATCGTCGAAGCGGTCCGTTCATCGCCGTCAATTGCGCGGCGTTGGTCGAGTCATTGTTAGAAAGCGAATTGTTTGGTCACGAGAAAGGCTCGTTCACGGACGCCAGCCACACCCGTGTCGGCAAGTTCGAATTGGCCAACGGCGGAACGCTGTTCTTGGACGAAGTGGGCGACATGAGTCCCGGAGGCCAAGCGAAATTGCTGCGTGTGCTCGAAGACAAAGTTGTCATTCGCGTCGGTGGGTCGCAAACGATTCCCGTCGACGTCCGCGTGATCGCGGCGACCAACCAACCGCTCGAACAACGGATTGCCGAGAAACGTTTTCGCGAGGATTTGTTCTTCCGGCTCAACGTGGTTTCGTTAACGCTTCCTTCGTTAGCCAAACGAGGCGAAGACGTGCTGCTGCTTGCCAATCATTTTTTAAAGCATTTCGCCTATCAAATCGGACGCACGGTTCCGACGCTCGATGCGAATGCAAAACTGATGATGCTGTCGCACCCGTGGCCAGGAAATGTCCGTGAGCTGCGAAACACGATGGAACGTGTTTGCTATCTGTGCAGTGGTGATCGGATCGGAGTTGATGACTTGATGTTGACCGGAAACACGCCACTGCAGTCGGGCGGCAATCGGGAAGCATCGTTTTTAACCAATGCTCCGCCGACGCTTTCCGATGCGACCCGCATCTATCAAATCGCCCATATCAATCAGGCAATCGAGAACTGTCGCGGCAATATGACCGAAGCCGCCGAGCGACTCGGGCTGCATCGCTCGAATCTGTATCGAAAAATGCGTCAACTCGGGATGCCTACCTCGGGCGAAGGGGCATAA
- a CDS encoding lysophospholipase: MLEPRRTLYGSLDCIVIDGGPSPKVLVVLCHGYGAPGTDLASLAFEWITLLGEDAGDFRFVFPAAPQTLAEMGMPDGRAWWPINMAQLAQHVQTSSFSELHTAVPPGIDDARELLSKSIEAMKAEMDAPSAPLVLGGFSQGAMLTLDTALRGKIDPPQILLLFSGTLVCQTHWTASLSRLKQTRVYQSHGNVDPILPYSSAVALSNWLSEAGIETEFHSFRGGHTIDGESIEQTAKWMTALPRDSN, translated from the coding sequence ATGCTCGAACCTCGCCGCACGCTTTACGGATCCCTCGATTGCATCGTCATCGACGGAGGCCCATCGCCCAAAGTCTTGGTCGTGCTGTGTCATGGCTACGGAGCTCCCGGCACCGACCTTGCGTCGTTGGCGTTTGAATGGATCACGCTGCTGGGTGAAGACGCAGGTGATTTTCGCTTCGTGTTCCCTGCGGCACCGCAAACGTTGGCCGAAATGGGAATGCCCGACGGTCGTGCTTGGTGGCCGATCAACATGGCTCAACTTGCTCAACATGTCCAAACGTCGTCCTTCAGCGAACTTCATACTGCGGTCCCGCCAGGGATCGATGATGCGCGCGAACTGCTGAGCAAAAGTATCGAGGCGATGAAAGCAGAGATGGACGCACCATCCGCTCCGCTTGTGCTAGGCGGATTTTCGCAAGGAGCGATGTTGACGCTTGATACGGCGCTTCGTGGGAAAATCGATCCCCCACAAATTTTGCTTTTGTTCTCCGGCACGTTGGTCTGTCAAACGCACTGGACCGCATCGCTCAGCCGACTCAAGCAAACCCGGGTCTATCAATCGCATGGCAACGTCGACCCCATTTTGCCGTATTCCAGTGCGGTCGCGTTGTCCAATTGGCTAAGCGAAGCCGGCATCGAAACGGAATTTCATTCGTTTCGTGGAGGACACACCATCGATGGCGAATCGATCGAACAGACCGCAAAATGGATGACCGCTTTGCCACGCGACTCGAACTAG
- a CDS encoding DinB family protein — protein sequence MTRIASRRPMPAETTLPYHRELIERVSGDCVLKAMDKQLFTICELAGSLCVEQLDKVHPPYGWTIRQVYEHCTNAERVFGYRIMRFAAGDTTELPGWDENLYANSRFGLGSFHQIVSELGALRQANLALLKRMTPNAWDRSGVAEKQTVTVRALAWIAAGHLQHHMEIVADRCKVPLKMPPAM from the coding sequence ATGACACGAATTGCGAGCCGGCGGCCGATGCCCGCTGAAACGACGCTGCCCTACCATCGAGAGTTGATCGAGCGTGTCAGCGGTGACTGTGTTTTGAAGGCAATGGATAAACAATTGTTTACGATCTGCGAGTTGGCGGGCAGCTTGTGCGTCGAGCAACTCGACAAGGTTCATCCGCCCTATGGGTGGACGATTCGCCAAGTCTACGAACACTGCACCAATGCCGAGCGTGTGTTTGGCTATCGCATCATGCGATTTGCGGCAGGCGACACGACGGAACTGCCCGGATGGGACGAAAATCTGTACGCCAACAGCCGTTTTGGGCTCGGCAGTTTTCACCAGATCGTCAGCGAATTGGGAGCGCTTCGCCAAGCCAACCTCGCGTTACTGAAGCGAATGACCCCGAACGCTTGGGACCGCAGCGGCGTCGCTGAGAAACAAACGGTCACGGTGCGGGCACTCGCTTGGATCGCCGCCGGACATCTTCAGCACCACATGGAAATCGTTGCCGATCGCTGCAAGGTTCCACTGAAAATGCCGCCCGCAATGTAG
- a CDS encoding DUF4112 domain-containing protein, with the protein MPNANDRSQNPDLEKLHRFASMLDDRFRIPGTNIRFGLDSLIGLIPGIGDAATAVSHGYLFWHAFRLGVRKRVFWKMLFNALLDLLGGAIPVVGDIFDVYWKSNRRNADLIVRELKKQGQLGGGRSPRT; encoded by the coding sequence ATGCCCAACGCCAACGATCGAAGTCAGAATCCCGACCTGGAAAAACTGCATCGTTTTGCCTCGATGTTGGATGATCGATTCCGCATCCCAGGAACCAACATTCGCTTCGGTTTGGACAGTTTGATCGGTCTAATTCCAGGAATCGGCGACGCCGCGACTGCGGTGAGTCATGGGTATCTATTTTGGCATGCGTTCCGGCTGGGGGTGCGAAAGCGGGTGTTTTGGAAGATGTTGTTCAACGCGTTGTTGGATTTGTTGGGCGGTGCGATTCCGGTGGTCGGAGACATTTTTGACGTTTATTGGAAAAGCAACCGCCGCAACGCCGACCTGATCGTCCGCGAGCTAAAAAAACAGGGGCAACTCGGTGGTGGACGATCACCCAGGACGTGA
- a CDS encoding ArsB/NhaD family transporter: MNDPMDLLAAAVEETPIEPASAGIMLLFAAVMMATYVGVAIERFHKTVAALCGAAVLVVLGIALDLFPYPKIYDFLKEDLNIFGVIIGTGILVDVVGKSGLFHFLSMWIVRLTGGQAGKLYLTLCLVTFLFVSVLTIVPAMLILSSLVLVICRSLDYKPAPLLLSVAICANSGAIATFASGLPNIMIGTAAGIPYMQFLKVSLPYAVVSLFIAIAFLRFFFRNDLPWKQSAEQKAALQDQIDTFDPWALVEDRKILLRSATILALTVVGFALAQQMGVGMDFIAMVGATAALLFAGKGVEDAIHKVNWTVILFFMGLFVIIGCVKQTGALGWVAEQVIALSDNQLSLLVPLLGIFSAVASSIVDNIPVAATLIPIVQDISGDTVPAEPLWWTLIICCNLGGNGTPIGSISCVIAIYALKREAGVHIGWGTFLKLGGSIMLVQVAGAIVYVMLAYNMDWIPDLPPLAH, translated from the coding sequence ATGAATGATCCAATGGACTTGCTCGCTGCTGCTGTAGAAGAAACGCCGATCGAACCCGCATCGGCTGGAATCATGTTGTTATTCGCGGCCGTCATGATGGCGACTTACGTCGGCGTCGCGATCGAGCGGTTTCACAAAACCGTCGCCGCGTTGTGCGGCGCTGCCGTGTTGGTGGTGCTCGGCATCGCGTTGGATTTGTTTCCCTATCCCAAGATCTACGATTTTCTAAAAGAAGATTTGAATATCTTCGGCGTCATCATTGGCACCGGGATCCTCGTTGATGTCGTTGGCAAGAGCGGACTGTTCCACTTTCTCAGCATGTGGATCGTGCGACTGACCGGCGGCCAAGCAGGCAAGTTGTATCTGACGTTGTGCTTGGTAACCTTTCTATTCGTCTCGGTGCTGACGATCGTCCCGGCCATGCTGATTCTCAGCTCGTTGGTGCTTGTGATTTGTCGATCACTCGATTACAAGCCTGCACCATTACTGTTAAGTGTTGCCATTTGTGCCAACAGCGGCGCGATCGCCACGTTCGCCAGCGGCTTGCCCAACATCATGATCGGGACGGCCGCAGGGATTCCGTACATGCAGTTTTTGAAAGTCTCACTTCCCTATGCGGTGGTCAGCCTGTTCATCGCGATTGCATTTTTGCGATTCTTTTTTCGCAACGACTTGCCCTGGAAACAATCCGCCGAACAAAAGGCGGCTCTGCAAGACCAAATCGATACGTTTGATCCATGGGCATTGGTCGAGGACCGTAAGATTTTGTTGCGAAGCGCCACCATTTTGGCTTTGACCGTTGTCGGTTTTGCGTTGGCTCAGCAGATGGGGGTGGGGATGGATTTCATCGCCATGGTCGGTGCGACCGCTGCGTTGTTGTTTGCGGGCAAGGGGGTCGAGGATGCAATTCACAAAGTCAACTGGACCGTGATCCTGTTCTTCATGGGATTGTTTGTCATCATCGGCTGTGTCAAGCAAACCGGGGCTCTTGGTTGGGTCGCCGAGCAAGTGATCGCGTTGTCCGACAACCAGCTTTCATTGCTGGTCCCACTGCTTGGAATTTTTTCCGCCGTCGCCAGCTCGATTGTCGACAACATTCCTGTTGCGGCCACCTTGATCCCAATCGTCCAAGACATTTCCGGTGACACGGTACCGGCTGAACCGCTGTGGTGGACATTGATCATCTGCTGCAACCTTGGTGGCAACGGAACGCCGATTGGTTCGATCTCGTGCGTGATCGCGATCTATGCACTGAAACGCGAAGCCGGGGTGCACATCGGCTGGGGAACGTTCCTAAAACTCGGTGGCAGCATCATGTTGGTTCAAGTTGCCGGAGCGATCGTCTACGTGATGCTGGCCTACAACATGGATTGGATCCCCGACCTTCCCCCTCTCGCCCATTGA
- a CDS encoding universal stress protein, which translates to MNNESESHDLDREVDASMRMFERSKVGHAAAITPIVPARALWVLDGSPQDETGLTSAIYLRERFNIETLVLDARDSVSGDSELAATMCKKISGARPVSSTEGEAYEKIIASLDRHDVDLVIVPCPFGRSFQHVGTDSAGTVIDVLLSRCPKPILVIRRDDQSLDECCHTVSMIVGSECDMEQRAAGWVFGLASEKATVTLNLVIEKEHFENIRSILEAIDPEKPLEPEQFSEALTKTHQSIHSAMAKTATQRNLSYRLSPQAGEIAPPNPLNDKHKMLLVMPLEADDRFGQGFVQDRIRRSPHPVLIVPGHTPQ; encoded by the coding sequence ATGAACAACGAATCTGAATCACATGATCTGGATCGCGAAGTCGATGCTTCGATGCGAATGTTCGAGCGATCCAAAGTCGGCCATGCCGCCGCGATCACCCCGATCGTGCCCGCGCGTGCCCTGTGGGTTCTCGATGGTTCCCCGCAAGACGAAACCGGATTGACGTCGGCGATTTATTTGCGTGAACGCTTCAACATCGAAACGCTTGTGCTGGACGCGCGTGACAGCGTCAGCGGCGATTCGGAATTGGCCGCAACCATGTGCAAGAAAATTTCCGGAGCCCGCCCCGTCAGCTCGACCGAAGGCGAAGCGTACGAAAAGATTATCGCATCGCTGGATCGCCATGATGTGGATCTCGTGATCGTGCCGTGTCCCTTTGGCCGCTCGTTCCAGCACGTCGGCACCGACAGCGCCGGGACGGTGATCGACGTATTGCTCAGCCGCTGCCCTAAACCGATCCTGGTGATTCGACGCGATGACCAATCGCTTGATGAGTGCTGTCACACCGTATCGATGATCGTGGGCAGCGAATGCGACATGGAACAACGTGCCGCCGGTTGGGTGTTTGGCTTGGCAAGCGAAAAAGCGACGGTGACGCTCAATCTGGTGATCGAAAAAGAGCATTTCGAGAACATTCGCAGCATCCTCGAAGCGATCGACCCCGAAAAGCCGCTTGAACCAGAACAGTTCAGCGAAGCGTTGACCAAGACGCATCAATCGATCCACTCCGCGATGGCTAAAACTGCAACGCAGCGGAACTTGAGCTACCGTTTGTCGCCACAAGCAGGCGAGATCGCGCCCCCGAATCCGCTGAACGACAAGCACAAAATGCTGCTCGTCATGCCGTTGGAAGCCGACGATCGTTTTGGCCAAGGGTTTGTCCAAGACCGCATTCGCCGCAGTCCCCATCCTGTGTTGATCGTGCCGGGGCACACGCCCCAGTAA
- a CDS encoding type II secretion system F family protein: protein MNTFTILAFALDPVTLTSIAIFVAVTGVAWVVLGRVSGDNKPRAEARLDAMRSTRGATVELSDIDKKRDKNAKLAAALEKATSPLKDTVTGSEEEMGALRVELMNAGFRRDTAPVVFKGIQLIIACIGLFFGGVLGIFTDGLTQGMLVKLLGGLIVGFMLPKFVLGHLAKKRKEKIFLGLPDALDLMVVCVEAGLGMDQALRKVSEEMKKSHRHIGEEFNVANQQLQFGSPRSEVLSALGQRSGVDDLKQLASILIQADKFGSSVGSALRVQSDAMRTKRRQIAEEKAAKTAVKMIFPLVLFIFPGIFVVLVGPAGISMYRNMISQ, encoded by the coding sequence ATGAACACATTCACGATACTCGCTTTTGCTTTGGATCCGGTGACGTTGACGTCGATCGCAATCTTTGTTGCGGTCACGGGGGTCGCGTGGGTCGTGCTCGGACGGGTCAGTGGCGACAACAAGCCACGCGCCGAAGCTCGTCTGGATGCGATGCGTAGCACCCGAGGGGCTACGGTCGAGCTGTCTGATATCGACAAGAAACGAGATAAGAACGCCAAGCTTGCCGCGGCGCTTGAAAAAGCCACGTCTCCGCTAAAGGATACCGTGACCGGCAGCGAGGAAGAGATGGGAGCGTTGCGAGTCGAGTTGATGAACGCAGGATTCCGTCGTGATACCGCTCCGGTGGTGTTCAAGGGGATTCAGTTGATCATCGCATGCATCGGTCTGTTTTTCGGCGGTGTGCTGGGGATCTTTACCGACGGATTGACCCAAGGCATGTTGGTGAAATTGCTGGGCGGATTGATCGTCGGCTTCATGCTACCCAAGTTCGTGCTTGGACATTTGGCGAAGAAGCGGAAAGAGAAGATCTTTTTGGGGCTGCCTGACGCATTGGACTTGATGGTCGTTTGTGTCGAAGCCGGGCTTGGGATGGACCAAGCACTGCGGAAGGTTTCCGAAGAGATGAAGAAGAGTCATCGTCACATCGGCGAAGAATTCAACGTCGCCAATCAACAACTGCAATTCGGTAGCCCACGAAGCGAAGTGCTCAGCGCGCTCGGTCAACGAAGCGGCGTGGATGATCTAAAGCAGTTGGCTTCGATCCTGATTCAAGCGGACAAATTTGGTTCGAGCGTGGGGAGCGCCCTGCGTGTCCAAAGCGATGCGATGCGAACCAAACGACGTCAAATCGCCGAAGAAAAGGCGGCTAAGACGGCGGTGAAAATGATTTTCCCACTCGTTTTGTTCATCTTCCCGGGCATTTTCGTGGTCCTTGTCGGGCCTGCCGGCATCAGCATGTATCGCAACATGATCAGCCAATAA
- a CDS encoding type II secretion system F family protein, whose amino-acid sequence MSGIVIVVAVGVFVASIVAFAINVLMPNSDSTSAEDRLAAMASRRGATNSPESDFKSLLLNGGENSTNPLAKFLEEVPGLNDYLEQADINMNAMQFAMICLATLVGGIVITVVSPLPILLAPIVGLAFMTLPVGWLMFKRKRRLNKFGNQMPEALELLGRSLRAGHSLNAGFDLVSKQMEAPLSVEFGRAFEEQNFGIPLEEAIEGMAARVPNMDLRFFATAIILQRQTGGDLAEILDKISHLVRERLQIQGQIQALTGEGRMSGAVLLALPPVLFGVMLKLNYDYVMMLFTDEYGQYMLGGALFSQLLGALMIKKIITIKV is encoded by the coding sequence ATGAGCGGAATCGTCATTGTTGTCGCCGTGGGTGTCTTTGTTGCGTCCATCGTCGCATTTGCCATCAACGTTCTGATGCCAAACTCGGACTCGACGTCGGCAGAAGACCGATTGGCTGCAATGGCTTCACGGCGTGGGGCGACCAACAGCCCCGAATCGGATTTCAAGTCGCTGCTACTCAATGGTGGTGAAAATTCGACCAACCCGTTGGCCAAGTTCTTAGAAGAGGTGCCGGGGTTAAACGACTATCTCGAGCAAGCCGACATCAACATGAACGCGATGCAGTTTGCCATGATCTGTTTGGCCACGCTCGTCGGCGGCATCGTGATTACCGTGGTCTCTCCGTTGCCAATCCTATTGGCACCGATCGTGGGTTTGGCATTCATGACGCTGCCGGTTGGTTGGTTGATGTTCAAACGCAAACGACGTCTGAATAAATTCGGCAACCAGATGCCCGAAGCGCTTGAGTTGCTGGGCCGATCACTTCGCGCAGGACACTCGCTGAACGCCGGTTTCGACTTGGTTTCCAAGCAGATGGAAGCCCCGTTGTCGGTCGAGTTCGGTCGGGCGTTTGAAGAGCAAAACTTTGGGATTCCACTCGAAGAAGCCATCGAAGGGATGGCAGCGCGCGTCCCAAACATGGACCTTCGCTTCTTTGCCACGGCGATCATCTTGCAGCGTCAAACCGGGGGCGACTTGGCTGAAATTCTTGACAAGATCAGCCATTTGGTTCGCGAACGTCTGCAGATCCAAGGTCAAATCCAAGCGTTGACCGGAGAAGGCCGAATGAGTGGCGCGGTGCTGTTGGCGTTGCCGCCGGTATTGTTCGGGGTGATGCTGAAATTGAACTACGACTACGTGATGATGTTGTTCACTGACGAATATGGTCAATACATGCTCGGCGGTGCTCTGTTTTCACAATTGTTGGGTGCGTTGATGATCAAGAAAATTATCACGATCAAAGTTTAA
- a CDS encoding CpaF family protein, translating to MRSGTQTAKPEVNRQHQFEEIKRRIHGKLVDKLDLSRVGELKGETLTREIRLVVEHLCDAEDTLLNRQERDRIIDEVLDEVLGLGPLELILKDPKVSDILINGPKNIYVEKGGRMQKTDVEFRDGKHLLQIIDRIVSKVGRRVDETCPMVDARLEDGSRVNAIIPPLALDGAAVSIRRFGSNPLKLEDLLNYKAFTPEMVMLLEGCIKARLNMIIAGGTGSGKTTLLNTLSSFIGHEDRIVTIEDAAELQLQQDHVVRLETRPPNIEGTGAVTATDLVKNALRMRPERIIIGECRGGETLDMLQAMNTGHDGSLTTIHANTPRDAIARLETLVMMAGFDLPVKAIRQQISGAVDVLIQANRLQGGPRRVTAITEVVGMEQDTIVLQDIYRYVQKGVDEDGKAFGHFECTGVRPSFMDKLESSGVRLPASAFRERVIMPA from the coding sequence AGTCAATCGTCAGCATCAGTTCGAAGAGATCAAGCGACGCATTCACGGGAAATTGGTCGACAAACTAGACCTTTCACGCGTTGGCGAGTTGAAGGGCGAAACGCTGACTCGTGAAATCCGACTTGTGGTCGAGCATCTGTGCGATGCCGAAGACACGTTGTTGAACCGTCAGGAACGCGATCGTATCATTGACGAAGTGCTCGATGAAGTGCTCGGACTTGGCCCGCTCGAATTGATTTTGAAGGACCCCAAGGTCAGCGATATTCTGATCAACGGTCCCAAAAATATTTACGTCGAAAAAGGCGGCCGGATGCAGAAGACGGACGTCGAGTTCCGTGACGGCAAACACTTGCTGCAAATCATCGACCGCATCGTCAGCAAAGTGGGACGCCGCGTCGACGAAACCTGTCCGATGGTGGATGCTCGTTTGGAAGACGGTTCGCGTGTCAATGCGATCATTCCTCCGCTTGCACTCGATGGAGCGGCGGTTTCGATTCGTCGTTTCGGTAGCAACCCGCTGAAACTCGAAGACCTGCTGAACTACAAAGCCTTCACCCCCGAGATGGTGATGTTGTTAGAAGGCTGTATCAAGGCACGTTTGAATATGATCATTGCCGGTGGTACCGGTTCTGGTAAAACGACGCTGCTGAATACGCTTTCCTCGTTCATTGGTCACGAAGACCGGATCGTAACCATCGAAGACGCGGCGGAATTGCAGTTGCAACAAGACCATGTCGTGCGATTGGAAACACGTCCGCCGAACATCGAAGGTACCGGGGCGGTGACCGCGACCGACTTGGTCAAAAACGCGCTGCGTATGCGTCCTGAGCGAATCATCATCGGCGAATGTCGTGGTGGTGAGACGTTGGACATGTTGCAAGCGATGAACACCGGTCATGATGGATCGTTAACCACGATTCACGCCAATACCCCTCGTGACGCCATCGCCCGTTTGGAAACGTTGGTCATGATGGCCGGGTTTGATTTGCCGGTCAAAGCGATTCGCCAACAAATTTCTGGTGCAGTCGACGTGTTGATTCAAGCCAACCGTTTGCAAGGTGGACCGCGTCGCGTGACCGCAATCACCGAAGTCGTCGGGATGGAACAAGACACGATCGTATTGCAAGACATTTATCGTTATGTCCAAAAGGGCGTCGACGAAGACGGCAAGGCATTTGGACACTTCGAATGCACCGGAGTCCGGCCATCGTTCATGGATAAATTGGAGTCGTCCGGCGTGCGTTTGCCCGCCAGCGCATTCCGCGAACGCGTGATCATGCCCGCCTAG